From Paenibacillus polymyxa, the proteins below share one genomic window:
- a CDS encoding AraC family transcriptional regulator gives MDKFIYKKSAGITALSASLSDFKYKKHSHQEYAVGVTLRGIQEYTLDGSLQLSYQNGVMLFNPEQAHDGMAHNEMGLDYVMLYIEPQLLLEIIEKKDIIRFSTPIVYDYTLEQKILSLSNAILSEKDEALCSELLLSLTDYLFQTNLSTDDKKDNVLIRKAKDMIHTDVERVLKLDVICKELNLSKFQFIRLFNAHTGIPPYQYFLNSKIERAKQLIEKNKDIYSAVAECGFVDLTHLNKHFKSVYGITAFEYMSNLN, from the coding sequence GTGGACAAATTTATCTATAAAAAATCAGCAGGTATTACTGCACTATCAGCAAGTCTTTCTGACTTTAAATATAAGAAGCACTCTCATCAGGAGTATGCAGTAGGCGTAACGTTGCGTGGTATTCAAGAATATACCTTGGATGGTAGCTTACAATTATCCTATCAAAATGGTGTGATGCTTTTTAATCCAGAACAGGCCCATGACGGAATGGCGCATAATGAGATGGGCCTTGATTATGTCATGCTATATATTGAGCCACAATTGCTTTTAGAAATTATTGAGAAAAAGGATATTATACGTTTTTCAACTCCGATTGTGTATGACTATACTCTTGAACAAAAAATATTAAGTCTTTCTAATGCAATATTAAGTGAAAAAGATGAGGCTTTGTGTAGTGAATTACTCTTATCCCTCACGGATTATCTTTTTCAAACTAATCTTTCCACTGACGATAAGAAAGATAACGTTCTAATAAGAAAAGCGAAGGATATGATTCATACCGACGTAGAACGCGTACTTAAACTTGACGTGATATGTAAAGAGCTTAATTTATCGAAATTTCAGTTTATCCGATTATTCAATGCTCATACTGGAATTCCACCATACCAATACTTTCTTAACAGCAAGATCGAACGTGCAAAGCAGTTAATAGAAAAAAATAAAGATATTTATTCAGCAGTAGCAGAATGTGGTTTTGTGGATTTAACTCATTTAAATAAACACTTTAAAAGTGTCTATGGGATAACAGCATTTGAGTATATGTCAAATTTAAATTGA
- a CDS encoding LysE family translocator: MNITSILIYCFIATFTPGPTNIVILSTVHNFGAKKAMKYTYGATIAFGLLLVISAILNTMLITIIPKILIVMQIIGSCYMLYLAYQVYKMDTSNPTVKQTATFTSGFFMQFLNPKVVLFTMTVIPSFIMPHYIALPAIMISIIAISLIGFLAFVAWVLFGAIFKEFLQKHKKIVNVIMALFLAYAAIMIWM, translated from the coding sequence ATGAATATTACATCAATTTTAATTTATTGTTTTATTGCTACTTTTACACCGGGTCCTACCAATATCGTTATATTATCTACAGTGCATAATTTCGGGGCGAAAAAAGCAATGAAATATACATATGGAGCAACCATTGCTTTTGGTCTATTACTTGTTATTTCTGCTATATTGAATACGATGCTTATAACGATTATACCTAAAATTTTAATTGTTATGCAGATCATTGGAAGCTGTTATATGTTGTATCTCGCATACCAAGTTTATAAAATGGATACATCCAATCCGACAGTAAAGCAAACAGCTACCTTTACGTCAGGCTTTTTTATGCAGTTTTTAAATCCAAAGGTAGTACTTTTCACAATGACTGTAATTCCTAGTTTCATTATGCCTCACTATATCGCATTGCCTGCAATCATGATAAGTATTATCGCAATAAGTCTTATTGGATTTTTAGCCTTTGTGGCATGGGTTCTTTTCGGTGCCATTTTCAAGGAGTTTTTACAGAAGCATAAAAAGATTGTTAATGTAATAATGGCCTTATTTCTAGCTTATGCTGCCATAATGATATGGATGTAG
- a CDS encoding spore germination protein, with amino-acid sequence MKLHTKFSRQLCRNIDLICDFMGNSSDFVVREITAGHKHAALFYLDGMIDMQKVQDNVIRPLHDRVSSDEITLPLLKNAILDIGEASFTQNFEDALEQILSGGLLLLLDDMDEGLVISLPGWEERSISDSKTQPVVRGPQEAFTETLRTNTTMVRRRVKDTRVRLTAVKVGEKTKTDISVMYLHGVADPKKVQDMISKLKNMQVEGVLESEYLEECLHEDKQFTIFPLFYNSDRPDSIAAGIMEGKIAIFVDGSPFAILAPAVFADFLQSAEDYYQSYVYGSIIRILRYICLTICMLAPAIYVALTTFHQDMIPTVLLLSLSAQREGVPFPAFIEAMIMEVVFEILREAGLRMPRTVGQAVSIVGSIVIGQAAVEANIVSAVMVIVVAITAISSFVIPSYTFAIPIRILRFAFIGIAAMFGVYGLTVGILMLFVHLNGLHSFGVPYLSPFANYKSSEQRDAILRFPYKTKKQRKN; translated from the coding sequence ATGAAGTTACATACCAAATTTTCAAGACAATTATGCCGGAATATAGATCTCATTTGTGACTTCATGGGAAACAGTTCGGATTTTGTTGTTCGTGAAATCACAGCTGGCCATAAACACGCCGCGCTTTTTTATTTGGACGGAATGATTGACATGCAAAAGGTACAGGACAACGTGATCCGTCCGTTGCATGATCGTGTTTCCTCTGATGAGATTACTTTACCGTTATTGAAAAACGCAATTTTGGACATTGGTGAAGCAAGCTTTACTCAAAACTTTGAAGATGCCTTGGAACAGATTCTCTCGGGTGGTCTTCTCCTACTACTGGACGATATGGATGAAGGTCTGGTCATTTCTTTGCCTGGATGGGAAGAACGCAGCATTTCGGACTCGAAGACACAGCCAGTGGTCAGAGGTCCGCAAGAAGCGTTTACAGAAACTTTACGTACGAATACGACTATGGTTCGTCGAAGGGTGAAGGATACAAGAGTACGTCTTACTGCGGTAAAAGTTGGCGAAAAAACTAAGACCGATATATCTGTCATGTATTTACATGGAGTCGCTGACCCAAAAAAGGTGCAGGACATGATATCCAAGTTAAAGAACATGCAAGTAGAAGGTGTGCTTGAAAGCGAATATTTGGAAGAATGTCTCCATGAAGATAAGCAATTCACGATATTTCCACTCTTTTATAATTCTGATCGCCCAGACTCCATTGCAGCAGGAATCATGGAGGGGAAAATTGCAATATTTGTGGATGGATCTCCCTTCGCCATCCTTGCACCTGCGGTGTTTGCAGATTTCCTCCAATCCGCAGAAGATTATTATCAGTCCTATGTTTACGGTAGTATCATTCGAATATTAAGGTACATCTGCCTAACAATCTGTATGTTGGCTCCGGCCATTTATGTCGCATTAACGACATTCCATCAGGATATGATTCCAACAGTTTTATTATTAAGCTTATCTGCGCAACGTGAAGGAGTTCCATTCCCAGCATTTATTGAGGCGATGATCATGGAAGTGGTTTTTGAAATTCTGAGGGAGGCAGGTCTCCGTATGCCACGGACGGTCGGTCAAGCCGTTTCTATTGTCGGGTCCATCGTGATTGGCCAGGCAGCTGTAGAAGCAAACATCGTTTCGGCTGTTATGGTCATTGTTGTTGCAATAACTGCCATTTCGAGCTTTGTCATTCCCTCGTACACCTTTGCTATTCCAATTCGGATATTACGTTTCGCTTTCATAGGCATAGCCGCTATGTTTGGTGTGTACGGATTGACTGTCGGTATTCTCATGCTCTTTGTGCATCTAAACGGGCTCCATTCATTCGGTGTACCGTATTTGAGTCCCTTTGCCAATTACAAATCGTCGGAGCAGAGGGACGCCATATTGCGTTTTCCATATAAAACTAAAAAACAACGCAAAAACTAA
- a CDS encoding Ger(x)C family spore germination protein: protein MVFLTGCWNSKELSAISVVMALGIDAVDDQYEVSLQVVDPSKMSQNSPMERTPTIVFSKRADTIFEAIRKLTTESSRKMYMSHLKFVIFDEKTAKKGIKEPLDFLFRDHEVRPDFFLAVVRENSAKEAVTFVAPTEVLPAMDMYKALKNSEKAWAPTSAVNVKDLLQKFTKDGIEPVLTGIRMTNLEKGLTIDNVTKSPQHVKYFFTGIGVFKGDRLIDWMDDSQSKAFTYISNRVSSTVASINCPNSKGKFVVEVIRSKVKIRPEIIDHEPRISLIVDTESNIGTVSCNANLKNEETFRNLQETAKEHLEQSLKGGIRNAQQMGSDIFGFGEAFHRKFPHEWHRWKEHWPQKFQTLKVDIQLNYRLVRFGDITSPIDMGIHNQE from the coding sequence ATGGTGTTTCTTACGGGTTGCTGGAACAGTAAGGAATTGAGCGCAATTTCCGTCGTGATGGCTCTGGGCATTGATGCAGTTGATGACCAATATGAAGTCAGTTTACAAGTGGTTGACCCATCGAAAATGTCTCAGAATTCCCCTATGGAACGGACGCCAACGATCGTTTTTTCCAAACGCGCCGATACCATATTTGAAGCTATTCGAAAATTAACAACAGAATCGTCCCGAAAAATGTATATGTCTCACTTAAAATTTGTCATTTTTGATGAAAAAACAGCAAAAAAAGGAATCAAGGAGCCGTTGGACTTTCTATTCCGTGACCATGAAGTTCGGCCTGATTTCTTTTTGGCCGTTGTCAGAGAAAACTCAGCAAAGGAGGCCGTTACTTTTGTAGCTCCAACCGAAGTCTTGCCTGCAATGGATATGTATAAGGCATTAAAGAACTCTGAAAAAGCATGGGCTCCAACTTCCGCAGTCAATGTAAAAGATCTTTTGCAGAAATTTACGAAGGATGGCATTGAACCAGTTCTCACCGGTATTCGAATGACAAACCTAGAAAAAGGTCTAACTATTGATAATGTGACAAAGTCGCCCCAACATGTTAAATATTTTTTCACTGGAATTGGTGTTTTCAAGGGCGATCGACTTATCGATTGGATGGATGATTCGCAAAGTAAAGCCTTTACCTATATATCCAACCGTGTTTCCAGTACCGTAGCTTCCATCAATTGTCCGAATTCCAAAGGAAAATTTGTTGTTGAAGTAATCCGTTCCAAAGTAAAAATACGCCCAGAAATAATAGACCATGAGCCACGCATTTCTCTTATTGTGGATACAGAATCCAATATCGGAACGGTCTCGTGCAATGCCAACCTTAAGAATGAAGAGACATTTAGAAATCTTCAAGAAACAGCTAAAGAGCATCTGGAACAGTCTTTGAAGGGAGGCATTCGAAACGCACAACAAATGGGTTCCGATATATTCGGATTTGGAGAAGCTTTTCACCGCAAGTTCCCGCATGAATGGCATAGATGGAAAGAGCATTGGCCACAAAAATTCCAAACTCTTAAAGTGGATATTCAGCTCAATTATCGTTTAGTTCGGTTCGGAGACATTACCAGTCCAATTGATATGGGAATACACAATCAGGAGTGA
- a CDS encoding GerAB/ArcD/ProY family transporter, producing MNSNLTVRQAIMWFALYQIGSAYLVLPAAITATAKQDAWLSIPVSLGFHLLLIPLYASIARQIQGKSFVEHLRCLFGPFLGGTISIVFIFFFPFLVFIMTLRNLGDFITIAIMPETPPDAIYFIMLIVIYFAVRSGPAVIGRCAEILFFFLLVLYLLVRITLLPESNIDNVLPIFEYGLNPIVLASFNLFAFPYLEAFLYLFFAQYIPDPKKWRKTVITCALISGGMYFFMVLQIIAVMSEGVVSNLTFPTFFINRTISSGEFLQRFEIFVAVFWFVTIFFRLALLLYVSAQGLADAFRLRSANSLLIPLILIAMAMVHSIWPNMQFITMFFSVWPFYAMIFGIVFPIVLWLMGKVGGSLKLRKKYH from the coding sequence GTGAATTCCAACTTGACCGTTCGACAAGCTATTATGTGGTTTGCATTATATCAAATAGGAAGCGCATATCTGGTACTCCCAGCGGCAATTACCGCTACCGCTAAACAAGATGCCTGGCTCTCCATCCCAGTCTCCTTAGGGTTTCATCTGTTATTGATACCTTTATATGCCTCCATCGCTAGGCAAATACAGGGAAAATCTTTCGTAGAGCATCTCCGTTGCCTCTTCGGTCCTTTTTTGGGCGGGACAATCAGCATCGTTTTCATTTTTTTCTTTCCCTTTCTTGTGTTCATTATGACGCTTCGAAATCTGGGCGACTTTATCACGATAGCTATTATGCCTGAAACTCCCCCCGACGCGATATATTTCATCATGCTAATAGTCATTTATTTCGCCGTTCGATCAGGCCCTGCTGTAATTGGCCGTTGTGCGGAAATCCTGTTTTTTTTCCTTCTTGTTCTGTATCTTTTGGTCAGGATTACCCTTCTTCCTGAGAGCAACATAGATAATGTGCTCCCTATTTTTGAGTATGGTTTAAACCCTATCGTTCTCGCTTCGTTCAATTTGTTTGCCTTTCCCTATCTTGAGGCATTTCTGTATCTTTTTTTCGCACAGTACATCCCTGATCCAAAAAAGTGGAGAAAGACAGTGATAACATGTGCTTTGATTAGCGGCGGCATGTATTTTTTCATGGTTCTACAAATAATCGCCGTGATGAGTGAAGGTGTTGTATCTAATTTGACGTTTCCTACTTTTTTTATTAACCGAACAATCAGTAGCGGAGAGTTTCTTCAACGGTTTGAAATTTTTGTTGCCGTGTTTTGGTTTGTCACCATTTTTTTCCGACTCGCACTGCTTTTATATGTGTCAGCGCAAGGGCTTGCAGATGCTTTTCGCCTGCGGAGCGCTAACTCTCTCTTAATTCCTCTGATCCTAATTGCAATGGCAATGGTTCATTCTATCTGGCCAAACATGCAGTTTATAACCATGTTTTTTTCAGTATGGCCTTTTTACGCCATGATTTTCGGTATTGTGTTTCCTATTGTGTTATGGCTGATGGGCAAGGTAGGCGGCTCGTTGAAATTACGTAAAAAGTATCACTAA
- a CDS encoding pseudouridine synthase, whose translation MRINKYISETGFCSRRETNRLIAAGRITINGSVCEAGAEVEPQDIVLIDGEAIPVDRSESVYLALNKPIGIVCTAAEQVEGNIIRYINYPSRIFAIGRLDKASEGLILLTNDGSIVNQMMRSEHGHEKEYVVRVDKPVTDEFTQTMSRGVEILNVITKPCKVDRISEYEFRIILTQGLNLQIRRMCKALGYRVLKLERVRIMNITLDHLERGQWRHLEKEELELLLAKLQ comes from the coding sequence ATGCGAATTAACAAGTACATTAGTGAGACAGGATTCTGCTCACGTCGGGAAACGAACAGGCTGATTGCGGCAGGGCGTATTACAATTAATGGCAGCGTATGTGAAGCAGGCGCGGAAGTAGAGCCACAGGATATCGTGTTAATTGATGGGGAAGCTATTCCGGTTGACCGTAGTGAATCCGTATATTTGGCATTAAATAAGCCTATCGGCATTGTATGTACGGCAGCGGAGCAAGTGGAGGGCAATATTATTCGTTATATCAATTATCCTTCACGTATTTTTGCCATTGGCAGACTGGATAAGGCGTCAGAGGGACTCATTTTATTAACCAACGATGGAAGCATTGTCAACCAAATGATGCGTTCCGAGCATGGTCATGAGAAGGAATACGTGGTGAGGGTAGACAAGCCTGTTACAGATGAATTTACACAGACCATGTCTCGCGGCGTTGAAATATTGAACGTCATTACCAAACCGTGTAAGGTTGATCGTATAAGCGAATACGAGTTTCGTATTATTTTGACACAGGGATTGAATCTGCAAATTCGTAGAATGTGCAAGGCTTTGGGCTACAGGGTGCTAAAGCTGGAGCGTGTTCGAATTATGAATATTACCTTGGATCATCTGGAACGTGGGCAATGGAGACATCTTGAGAAGGAGGAACTGGAGCTACTTCTTGCTAAATTGCAATAA
- a CDS encoding DUF3934 family protein, which produces MGGKSKGGGTGRGTGSKGWTRWNKTAKPVRRKSAAASAPGNTAAGAVKSGAAKPSGNRGGRSK; this is translated from the coding sequence ATGGGTGGAAAAAGTAAGGGTGGCGGAACCGGCAGAGGTACGGGAAGTAAAGGCTGGACACGCTGGAACAAAACAGCGAAGCCAGTAAGGCGGAAAAGCGCTGCTGCAAGTGCGCCGGGAAATACAGCGGCCGGAGCTGTAAAAAGCGGCGCTGCCAAGCCAAGTGGGAATCGAGGCGGCAGAAGTAAGTAA
- a CDS encoding histidine phosphatase family protein, which produces MSTDVKLYVARHGIGTGNEPDAPLSSDGFNQAEQLAGFLSQMEDLHVDRLISSPYTRAWQTAEIIEERLKIKLGPPGNRLREQGVRGVTEEESDEMVIARVTSLTEELLKSDQHTFLLVTHRLILTLLLHHYAPDFVLEEITNPDLYLLTFRDGKCQVKRLWNTMQPVVV; this is translated from the coding sequence ATGAGTACTGATGTAAAGTTATATGTGGCTCGCCACGGTATTGGAACTGGTAATGAGCCAGATGCTCCACTCAGTTCAGATGGCTTTAATCAGGCGGAACAGTTAGCTGGTTTTCTGTCCCAAATGGAAGATTTACATGTAGACCGTTTGATTTCCAGTCCATATACGCGAGCCTGGCAGACTGCGGAAATCATCGAAGAAAGATTAAAAATCAAACTTGGTCCACCTGGAAACCGCCTTAGAGAGCAAGGAGTAAGAGGCGTTACCGAAGAGGAATCGGATGAAATGGTTATCGCCCGGGTCACTTCCCTAACGGAAGAGTTACTGAAAAGCGATCAACACACCTTTCTGTTAGTCACCCATCGCTTGATCCTAACACTTCTGTTGCATCACTATGCTCCAGATTTTGTTCTGGAGGAGATAACAAATCCGGATCTCTATCTTTTAACGTTTCGTGATGGAAAGTGCCAGGTGAAGCGTTTGTGGAATACGATGCAGCCTGTTGTAGTTTAA
- a CDS encoding VOC family protein codes for MSVDVYLNFNGNCREAAEFYAHAFGTEKPKIMTFGEAPPNPDYPLPEEAKNLVMHTRLQIDGSNVMLSDVFPGMPFVAGNNISLAIVNKDEEKIRSYFHKLKEGATVNMELQETFWSKCYGSLKDKFGIEWQLSYDNEMTDS; via the coding sequence ATGTCAGTTGATGTTTATCTTAACTTTAATGGAAACTGTCGCGAGGCAGCAGAATTTTACGCACATGCTTTTGGGACTGAGAAGCCAAAGATCATGACGTTCGGGGAAGCACCGCCCAACCCCGATTATCCTCTACCAGAAGAAGCCAAAAATCTGGTCATGCATACGCGGCTTCAAATTGATGGAAGTAATGTGATGCTTTCAGACGTTTTTCCTGGTATGCCTTTTGTTGCGGGAAACAACATCAGCCTCGCCATCGTCAATAAGGACGAGGAGAAAATTCGATCATACTTTCACAAATTAAAAGAAGGCGCGACCGTAAACATGGAGCTTCAAGAAACATTCTGGAGCAAATGCTACGGTAGCCTTAAAGATAAGTTTGGAATTGAATGGCAATTAAGCTATGATAACGAAATGACCGACAGTTAG